Proteins encoded together in one Mannheimia haemolytica window:
- the idhA gene encoding Inositol 2-dehydrogenase, whose translation MLKVGIIGAGRIGRVHSESISKYVKGAEIKAISDVKITEELTAWAKSMGIPEVYDDYKKILQDPEIDAVLVCSSTNTHAPISIEAAQAGKHVFCEKPVDADPAKIREVLSAVERAGVKFQVGFNRRFDHNFKAIKDRVSAGDIGEPHVIRVTSRDPEAPPIEYVKVSGGMFFDMTIHDFDMIRYLSGSEVEEVFAVGTVLVNPEIGKAGDIDTAVITLKLKNGAIGVIDNSRKAAYGYDQRAEVFGSKGAIHITNDTGSTAVFSGENGVVAEKPKYFFLERYMQSFSDEISCFVDSVVNDKPTLVNGNDGLQPVLIALAAKKSLEENRPVKLSEVA comes from the coding sequence ATGTTAAAAGTAGGTATTATTGGTGCAGGCCGTATTGGACGTGTGCATTCTGAAAGTATTAGCAAATATGTTAAAGGTGCTGAAATCAAAGCAATCTCTGATGTAAAAATTACCGAAGAATTGACCGCTTGGGCAAAATCGATGGGTATTCCGGAAGTCTATGATGACTATAAAAAAATCCTGCAAGATCCGGAAATTGATGCGGTATTGGTTTGCTCTTCCACCAATACTCACGCCCCGATTTCGATTGAGGCAGCACAGGCTGGCAAACACGTTTTCTGTGAAAAACCGGTAGATGCAGACCCAGCTAAAATCCGTGAAGTATTGAGTGCAGTCGAAAGAGCCGGTGTAAAATTCCAAGTGGGCTTTAACCGCCGCTTCGACCATAACTTTAAAGCGATTAAAGACCGTGTGAGTGCTGGCGACATCGGCGAACCGCACGTTATCCGAGTAACCTCTCGTGATCCGGAAGCCCCACCAATCGAATATGTGAAAGTCTCCGGCGGAATGTTCTTTGATATGACCATTCACGACTTCGATATGATTCGTTATTTATCCGGCAGCGAAGTGGAAGAAGTGTTTGCAGTTGGCACCGTGTTAGTAAACCCTGAAATCGGCAAAGCGGGCGATATTGATACTGCCGTGATCACATTGAAACTGAAAAACGGAGCAATCGGCGTGATCGACAACAGTCGCAAAGCTGCCTACGGCTACGACCAACGTGCGGAAGTGTTCGGCTCGAAAGGGGCAATCCATATCACCAATGATACTGGCTCAACTGCCGTATTCTCAGGTGAAAACGGCGTAGTGGCGGAAAAACCAAAATACTTCTTCTTAGAACGTTATATGCAATCTTTCTCCGATGAAATCAGTTGCTTCGTGGATTCTGTGGTAAACGACAAACCAACCCTAGTAAACGGCAATGACGGCTTACAACCGGTACTTATCGCCTTAGCTGCGAAAAAATCACTGGAAGAAAACAGACCGGTTAAGTTGAGCGAAGTGGCGTAA
- the iolE gene encoding Inosose dehydratase, translating into MKAENIQLGIAPIGWTNDDLPELGAENTFEQCVSEMALAGYTGCEVGNKYPRDVAVLKHKLDVRGIQICNAWFSTFFVDGKREETIAEFIKHRDFLHAMGAKVIGCSEQSRSIQGTTKSVFKEKPIFNDEDWKRMAEGYNELAKLAAEKGMKVCLHHHMGTGIQTPEEVDRYMAEVNDDVYLLFDSGHLYYSEGCQKAMLGVLEKYIDRIIHVHLKDVRDEVVAEVKAKDLSFLEGVKKGTFTVPGDGVIDFRPIFDILEKHDYKGWMVVEAEQDPALANPFEYALKGREYIRETAGV; encoded by the coding sequence ATGAAAGCAGAAAACATTCAATTAGGCATTGCCCCAATTGGTTGGACGAACGATGACCTACCAGAACTTGGTGCAGAAAACACTTTCGAGCAGTGTGTGAGCGAAATGGCGCTTGCTGGCTACACGGGCTGCGAAGTGGGTAATAAATATCCGCGTGATGTTGCCGTGTTAAAACACAAACTGGACGTGCGTGGCATTCAAATCTGCAATGCGTGGTTCAGCACCTTCTTTGTGGACGGTAAACGGGAAGAGACCATTGCCGAGTTCATCAAACACCGTGATTTCCTGCACGCAATGGGCGCAAAAGTAATCGGCTGTTCCGAACAGAGCCGCAGTATTCAAGGCACAACCAAATCCGTGTTCAAAGAAAAACCGATTTTCAACGATGAAGATTGGAAACGTATGGCGGAAGGCTATAACGAATTAGCGAAACTTGCCGCCGAAAAAGGAATGAAAGTCTGCCTGCATCACCATATGGGAACCGGCATTCAAACACCCGAAGAGGTCGATCGCTATATGGCTGAAGTGAATGATGATGTCTATCTGTTGTTTGATTCAGGGCATTTGTACTATTCCGAAGGCTGTCAAAAAGCGATGCTCGGCGTGCTGGAAAAATATATCGACCGTATTATCCACGTTCACTTAAAAGATGTGCGTGATGAAGTCGTGGCGGAAGTAAAAGCAAAAGATTTAAGCTTCTTAGAAGGCGTGAAAAAAGGCACCTTTACCGTACCGGGCGATGGCGTAATTGATTTCCGTCCAATTTTCGATATTTTAGAAAAACACGACTACAAAGGCTGGATGGTGGTAGAAGCCGAACAAGATCCGGCACTTGCCAACCCGTTTGAATACGCCCTCAAAGGCAGAGAATATATCCGTGAAACCGCAGGAGTTTAA
- the iolD gene encoding 3D-(3,5/4)-trihydroxycyclohexane-1,2-dione hydrolase: MQTTRLTVAQALVQFLDNQYLEVDGKEIKFVHGVAAIFGHGNVLGIGQALAQNAGGLTLYQGRNEQGMAHLAMGFAKQNLRQKIIACTSSVGPGAANMVTAAATATANRIPLLLLPGDVFATRQPDPVLQQIEQPYDLSISTNDAFRAVSKYWDRVQRPEQLMSACINAFRVLTDPAETGAVTIALPQDVQAESFDFPNSFLQKRVHRLERTPPTNAMIEQAVKLIQTKKKPLIVCGGGARYSQAGQILQKFAKQFGIPFAETQAGKSAVVSDHELNVGGVGETGCLAANRLAKEADLVIGIGTRYTDFTTSSKWIFQNPNVQFLNINVARFDAYKLDGVQLVADAKTALEALSQAIPADYQAQWGNEISQAKADFADEIQRLRAVQYHPDFTPEINDNLDHKAVHNEFIQLTGSQLTQTQVLGIVNETIDNNAIIVAAAGSLPGDLQRTWLSKGEETYHLEYGYSCMGYEVSAAVGVKIARPEQEVYALLGDGSYLMAHTELVTSIQEGKKINVVLFDNMANGCINNLQIGNGMDSFGTEFRFRNGETNQLNGGLVPIDFAKNAEAYGCKTYRVTNEAELRAALDDAKKQTVSTLIDIKVLPKTMAHGYGCWWHVGVAEVSESERIQQARARSQEQLAKARKY, encoded by the coding sequence ATGCAGACTACTCGTTTAACGGTTGCACAGGCATTAGTGCAATTTTTGGACAATCAATATTTAGAAGTGGACGGCAAAGAGATTAAATTCGTTCACGGTGTTGCTGCTATTTTCGGGCACGGCAATGTGCTGGGGATCGGTCAGGCACTTGCCCAAAATGCTGGTGGTTTAACGCTCTACCAAGGTAGAAATGAGCAAGGTATGGCGCATTTAGCAATGGGCTTTGCTAAGCAAAATCTACGTCAAAAAATTATTGCTTGTACTTCCTCGGTCGGGCCGGGGGCGGCAAATATGGTTACGGCTGCGGCAACAGCAACAGCTAACCGTATTCCTCTTCTTTTATTACCAGGCGATGTGTTTGCGACTCGCCAGCCGGATCCGGTACTGCAACAAATCGAACAACCTTACGATTTAAGCATCAGCACTAACGATGCATTCCGTGCTGTCAGTAAATATTGGGATAGAGTGCAACGCCCTGAGCAGTTAATGAGTGCCTGTATCAATGCGTTTCGTGTGCTGACTGACCCTGCCGAAACCGGTGCGGTCACTATTGCTCTGCCACAAGATGTACAAGCGGAGAGTTTTGATTTCCCGAACAGCTTCCTGCAAAAACGAGTGCATCGCTTGGAGCGTACACCACCAACAAATGCGATGATTGAGCAAGCGGTAAAATTAATTCAAACCAAGAAAAAACCGTTGATTGTCTGCGGCGGAGGTGCTCGCTACTCGCAAGCGGGTCAAATTCTGCAAAAATTTGCTAAACAGTTCGGCATTCCGTTTGCTGAAACCCAAGCGGGTAAAAGTGCGGTGGTGTCCGATCACGAATTGAATGTAGGCGGTGTGGGAGAAACCGGTTGTTTAGCGGCAAACCGTCTGGCAAAAGAAGCGGATTTAGTGATCGGCATCGGTACACGCTACACCGACTTCACAACTTCTTCCAAATGGATTTTCCAAAACCCGAACGTGCAGTTTTTGAACATTAATGTTGCACGTTTTGATGCGTACAAATTAGACGGCGTGCAACTGGTTGCCGATGCAAAAACCGCATTAGAGGCGTTAAGCCAAGCCATTCCTGCTGATTATCAAGCCCAATGGGGGAATGAAATTTCACAGGCGAAAGCGGATTTTGCTGATGAAATTCAACGTCTGCGCGCGGTGCAATATCACCCTGATTTCACCCCTGAAATTAACGATAATCTTGATCATAAAGCGGTTCACAATGAATTTATTCAGCTCACTGGTTCCCAGCTCACCCAAACCCAAGTGCTGGGTATTGTGAATGAAACCATTGATAACAATGCGATTATTGTTGCCGCCGCCGGAAGTTTGCCGGGTGATTTACAACGCACTTGGTTAAGTAAAGGTGAAGAGACTTACCACCTTGAATATGGTTACTCCTGTATGGGCTATGAAGTGAGTGCGGCGGTCGGCGTGAAAATTGCCCGCCCTGAACAAGAGGTTTATGCCCTACTGGGTGACGGCTCTTACTTAATGGCACATACCGAGTTAGTTACCTCAATTCAAGAGGGTAAAAAAATCAATGTGGTGCTGTTCGACAATATGGCAAACGGCTGTATTAACAACCTGCAAATCGGCAACGGTATGGACAGTTTCGGTACCGAATTCCGTTTCCGCAATGGTGAAACTAACCAACTCAACGGAGGTTTAGTACCGATTGATTTTGCCAAAAACGCCGAAGCGTACGGCTGCAAAACCTATCGGGTAACTAACGAAGCCGAATTGCGTGCCGCCCTTGATGATGCGAAAAAACAGACTGTTTCTACCTTAATCGATATTAAAGTGCTGCCGAAAACAATGGCTCACGGCTATGGCTGCTGGTGGCATGTTGGTGTCGCGGAAGTGTCAGAGAGCGAGCGTATTCAACAAGCCAGAGCGAGATCGCAAGAGCAGTTAGCAAAAGCGAGAAAGTACTAA
- the iolC_1 gene encoding 5-dehydro-2-deoxygluconokinase has product MATVNHQDRPLDLICLGRVAVDLYGQQIGSRLEEMTTFSKYLGGSSGNVAYGTAVQGLRSSMLARVGDEHMGRFLREELQSVGVDTSHLITDKERLTALVILGIKDKETFPLIFYRDNCADMAITKDDFSEAYIASSRCLAITGTHLSNPKTREAVLTALEYAGRNEVKRALDIDYRPVLWGLTSLGDGETRYIDSAEVTKSLQEVLHHFDLIVGTEEEFHIAGGSTDTLTALKNVRKVSNAVLVCKRGALGCSVFEGELPNDLDGGLNVYGVRVEVLNVLGAGDAFMSGLLRGYLNNEGWEQACRYANACGALVVSRHGCSPAMPTKRELDDYLTRAESVPRPDLDERLNHLHRVTTRKKQWENLCIFAFDHRKQLVDMANKVGADLARIPKLKQLLLKAMEQTATQSGLPQNQAGILADTTFGQDALNEITGKDYWIARPIEEPSSRPLELEYGDLGSQLASFPRDHVIKCLAFYHPNDESGLKARQDRKLKEVYQACCRTGHELLLEIILPADMPQSEAFYNQAIAHFYQLGIKPEWWKLPGVSHAQWQAISVTIEANDPDCRGILILGLDAPLEVFKDTFEQAKGCEKVKGFAVGRTIFGEPSEKWLAGELDDNALISAVSEKYRTLIDLWQQR; this is encoded by the coding sequence ATGGCAACAGTTAATCATCAAGATCGTCCATTGGATCTTATCTGTTTAGGGCGTGTGGCGGTGGATTTGTACGGGCAACAAATCGGTTCCCGTTTGGAAGAGATGACCACATTTTCAAAATACCTCGGCGGCTCGTCAGGCAATGTGGCTTACGGTACAGCAGTGCAAGGTTTACGTTCCTCAATGCTGGCAAGAGTTGGTGACGAACATATGGGGCGTTTTCTGCGTGAAGAGCTACAAAGCGTGGGCGTGGACACCAGTCATTTAATTACCGATAAAGAACGCTTAACCGCACTGGTTATTCTCGGCATTAAAGATAAAGAGACTTTTCCGCTGATTTTCTATCGTGATAACTGTGCGGATATGGCAATCACCAAAGACGATTTTAGCGAAGCCTATATTGCTTCCAGCCGTTGCTTGGCAATTACCGGCACTCACCTATCAAACCCAAAAACCCGTGAAGCGGTGCTGACTGCACTCGAATATGCGGGTAGAAATGAGGTAAAACGAGCGTTAGATATTGATTATCGCCCTGTGTTATGGGGATTAACCTCACTCGGTGATGGCGAAACCCGTTATATTGATAGTGCCGAAGTCACCAAATCGCTACAAGAAGTATTGCACCATTTCGATCTGATTGTCGGTACAGAGGAAGAATTTCATATCGCAGGCGGTTCGACCGATACACTCACGGCACTCAAAAATGTGCGTAAAGTCTCCAATGCCGTATTGGTGTGTAAACGTGGTGCATTAGGTTGTTCAGTATTTGAAGGCGAGCTGCCGAATGATTTAGACGGTGGCTTGAATGTGTACGGCGTACGTGTAGAAGTGCTGAACGTGCTGGGTGCAGGCGATGCCTTTATGTCGGGCTTACTGCGTGGCTACTTAAATAACGAAGGTTGGGAACAAGCATGCCGCTATGCCAATGCGTGCGGAGCGTTAGTGGTATCTCGTCACGGCTGTTCACCGGCAATGCCGACTAAACGTGAACTTGACGATTATCTAACCCGTGCAGAGAGTGTACCACGTCCAGATTTAGATGAGCGTTTAAACCACTTACACCGTGTCACCACCCGCAAAAAACAGTGGGAAAATCTCTGCATTTTTGCTTTCGATCACCGCAAACAGTTGGTGGATATGGCAAATAAAGTTGGGGCAGATCTTGCTCGCATACCGAAACTGAAACAGCTGCTATTAAAAGCGATGGAACAAACCGCAACTCAATCCGGCTTACCACAAAATCAAGCAGGGATCCTAGCCGATACCACTTTCGGGCAAGATGCACTTAATGAGATTACCGGCAAAGATTACTGGATTGCCCGCCCGATTGAAGAGCCATCTTCCCGTCCGCTGGAATTAGAGTATGGCGATTTAGGTTCTCAACTGGCATCATTCCCACGCGATCACGTCATCAAATGCTTGGCATTTTACCACCCTAATGATGAAAGCGGTTTAAAAGCCCGCCAAGATCGCAAACTAAAAGAGGTATATCAAGCCTGTTGCCGTACCGGTCACGAGCTATTGTTGGAAATTATTCTGCCTGCTGATATGCCACAGAGTGAGGCTTTCTATAACCAAGCGATAGCACATTTCTATCAGCTTGGCATTAAGCCGGAATGGTGGAAATTGCCGGGTGTTTCTCACGCACAATGGCAAGCGATTTCCGTTACCATTGAGGCAAATGATCCGGACTGTCGTGGTATTTTAATTTTAGGTTTAGATGCCCCGTTAGAGGTGTTTAAAGACACCTTTGAACAGGCAAAAGGCTGTGAGAAAGTGAAAGGCTTTGCAGTCGGCCGCACCATTTTCGGTGAACCGTCCGAAAAATGGCTTGCCGGTGAATTGGACGACAACGCCTTAATTTCAGCGGTGTCGGAAAAATATCGCACGTTAATCGATCTCTGGCAGCAACGTTAA
- a CDS encoding Alpha-L-fucosidase, with amino-acid sequence MSCKTSPKRFHASWESIKQHQVPEWYEDAKFGIFIHWGIYSVPAFAPPTCQLGEIDIDEQWFCNNPYAEWYFNSINVKKGPTYEHHIKTYGESFAYNDFLPLWKAEKWQPAEWAKLFAKAGAKYVVLTTKHHDGFCLYPSKYTDFNCTQAGPKRDLMGELTENVREQGLKMGAYYSGIIDWTYSSAPIFTESQNFSNACPTYEYADYAYKQVVELIDRYKPDVLWNDIGWPKVGEHMLPHLFAHYYNSVQEGVVDDRWNKLWCDFTSKEYKHGVASRDKKWEMCRGMGLSFGYNQVEDESHLISVKDLISLLVETVADNGNLLLNIGPKADGTIPQEQVERLLALGNWLEINGEGIYKSRCSRHQTEQIGDVTYRYTKVGADLYLYIDGLTEAQTSLPLSVYGELQALNTDLKFTIENTAQGRVLHIQNYQPDWYVLGFKIADGEK; translated from the coding sequence ATGAGTTGCAAAACTTCACCAAAACGTTTCCACGCCAGTTGGGAATCGATTAAACAACACCAAGTGCCGGAATGGTACGAAGATGCCAAATTCGGGATTTTTATTCACTGGGGAATTTACTCCGTCCCCGCCTTTGCACCACCGACTTGTCAATTAGGTGAAATTGATATTGATGAACAATGGTTCTGCAATAACCCTTATGCGGAATGGTATTTTAATTCCATCAATGTCAAAAAAGGCCCGACCTATGAACATCATATCAAAACTTATGGCGAATCCTTTGCCTATAACGACTTCCTGCCACTATGGAAAGCGGAAAAATGGCAACCAGCAGAATGGGCGAAACTGTTTGCCAAAGCCGGCGCAAAATATGTGGTATTAACCACAAAACATCACGATGGTTTCTGTCTCTATCCAAGTAAATATACCGATTTCAACTGCACACAAGCCGGACCGAAGCGAGATTTAATGGGCGAGCTGACAGAAAATGTGCGTGAGCAAGGCTTAAAAATGGGAGCCTACTACTCGGGCATTATTGACTGGACATATTCCTCCGCCCCGATTTTCACCGAAAGTCAAAACTTCTCAAACGCTTGCCCGACTTACGAATATGCTGACTACGCCTATAAACAAGTGGTAGAGCTGATCGACCGCTATAAACCTGATGTGCTTTGGAATGACATCGGCTGGCCAAAAGTCGGCGAGCATATGTTACCACACCTATTTGCTCACTATTACAACAGCGTTCAAGAGGGGGTGGTGGACGACCGCTGGAACAAACTCTGGTGTGATTTCACCTCCAAAGAATACAAGCACGGCGTGGCTTCTCGTGATAAAAAATGGGAAATGTGCCGTGGTATGGGCTTATCGTTCGGTTATAACCAAGTGGAAGACGAAAGCCATTTGATTTCGGTGAAAGACTTAATTTCCCTATTGGTAGAAACCGTCGCTGACAACGGCAATTTATTGCTGAATATCGGCCCGAAAGCAGACGGCACTATTCCGCAAGAGCAGGTTGAACGCTTATTAGCACTGGGTAACTGGCTGGAAATAAATGGAGAGGGAATCTATAAATCCCGTTGTAGCCGACACCAAACCGAGCAAATCGGTGATGTGACCTATCGTTATACCAAAGTTGGGGCGGATCTCTATCTCTACATTGATGGCCTAACCGAAGCCCAAACCAGCTTGCCACTGTCGGTTTATGGTGAGCTACAAGCACTCAATACCGACCTGAAATTTACCATTGAAAACACTGCACAAGGCAGAGTGTTACATATTCAAAACTACCAACCGGATTGGTATGTATTAGGCTTTAAAATTGCAGATGGGGAGAAATAG
- the lacE gene encoding EIICB-Lac: MSVSQRFINFMNTHVAPVARRMENQPHISAIRDGFIVVLPFLIVGSFIMILLIPPFDENTQNAFGQAWWRFANWASPYGWNFFQMSFNAISLFTSASIAYNLAKAYKREPLPAAFLSVMAFLLVAAPVKDGMMDIKFFGGIGLFSAIFIAIYSVEMTRLLEFLKIKIRLPKEVPHAVAESLNIVIPILAILLTLYPFSIWVESATGRNIPQLIMDFMAPLIAVSDSLGAICLFVIATHLLWFLGINGSLVLMQLWTPFLLQNMAANLAAFQAGEPLPFIITNSFWDFYIVHGASGGVIALAFLLVRSKSAHLRSIGKIGLVPSFFSIGEPIVYGVPMVVNPLFFIPLIFAPLANAVIAYLILDFNLIHRVYLMAPWTTPAPIGAYLVSAGDIWAPILSIALIILDIVIYYPFFKMYEKVCVEKEKAQNLDEKAQQELLEKARMAAQ, from the coding sequence ATGTCTGTTTCACAACGCTTTATTAACTTTATGAATACCCACGTTGCCCCAGTGGCACGCCGAATGGAAAATCAACCGCATATTTCCGCTATTCGAGACGGTTTTATTGTAGTGTTACCATTCTTAATTGTCGGCAGCTTTATTATGATTTTGCTAATTCCACCATTTGATGAAAATACCCAAAATGCTTTCGGGCAAGCTTGGTGGCGTTTTGCTAACTGGGCAAGTCCCTACGGTTGGAATTTCTTCCAAATGTCATTTAATGCGATTTCATTATTTACCTCTGCCAGTATCGCCTACAACCTTGCCAAAGCTTATAAAAGAGAGCCTTTACCAGCGGCATTTCTCTCGGTAATGGCATTTTTGTTGGTGGCTGCACCGGTCAAAGACGGAATGATGGATATTAAATTCTTCGGCGGTATTGGGCTATTCTCTGCGATTTTTATTGCCATTTATTCGGTAGAAATGACCCGCTTGTTGGAGTTCTTAAAAATTAAAATCCGCTTACCGAAAGAAGTGCCGCACGCAGTGGCAGAGTCTTTGAATATCGTGATTCCAATTTTAGCGATTTTACTGACTCTCTATCCGTTTTCCATTTGGGTGGAAAGTGCCACAGGTCGTAATATTCCACAACTGATTATGGACTTTATGGCGCCATTGATTGCTGTGAGTGACTCACTAGGGGCAATTTGCTTGTTCGTTATTGCTACCCATTTGCTCTGGTTCTTAGGCATTAACGGCTCATTGGTACTAATGCAACTTTGGACACCATTCCTACTGCAAAATATGGCGGCAAATTTAGCAGCATTCCAGGCCGGTGAACCGCTCCCCTTTATCATCACTAACTCCTTCTGGGATTTCTACATCGTACACGGGGCAAGTGGTGGTGTAATAGCCTTGGCATTCCTGCTGGTACGCAGTAAATCGGCACACTTACGCTCTATCGGTAAAATTGGCTTGGTTCCGTCCTTCTTCTCTATCGGTGAACCAATCGTGTATGGTGTGCCAATGGTCGTCAATCCACTTTTCTTTATTCCTCTGATTTTCGCACCACTAGCGAATGCGGTTATTGCCTACCTGATTTTAGATTTTAACCTTATTCACCGTGTTTACTTGATGGCACCGTGGACAACACCTGCACCGATTGGGGCATATCTGGTTTCTGCCGGTGATATTTGGGCACCAATTTTAAGTATTGCACTGATTATTTTGGATATTGTGATCTACTATCCATTCTTCAAAATGTATGAAAAAGTCTGCGTCGAGAAAGAAAAAGCACAAAATCTAGATGAAAAAGCACAACAGGAGTTGCTAGAAAAAGCACGAATGGCAGCACAATAA